One uncultured Draconibacterium sp. genomic window, AAGAGGTTAAAAACAATCTTTTCCATCTTATCAGGATCAAAATAGGCCATGATAGTTTCAGGAGATATTGTTAACGAAAATTCAATTTCGCGCGAATCTGCCATTGGTTTAAAAAATGTGTAGACCTCGTGCAACAGACCAGATAAGTTACAATGTTGTATGTACAAACTGTCGGGTATTCCTTTTTCAATTTTCCTGAACTCCAGTAATTGATTAACCAATCGTAAAAGTTTATAGGCACTGGTGTTTATCAGGTGTGCCAGTTTATGCGAATCCGAACTTAATTTTTTATCGTCCAGCAACTCTTTCGATGGCCCCAAAATTAGTGTTAACGGTGTGCGCAGTTCGTGTGTGATATCGGTAAAAAACAGCGATTTCTGTTCATTCATCCGCTGTAATTCTTCAGATTTCATTTTTTCAAAAGCCAGCGTGTGCTTTTCTTTTGCCCGGATAATGGACAGCCGCTGATATACATACAACAGGCCGGTAAAAAGAATGAAATAAATGGCATATGCAAGGTTGCTTTTCCACCATGGAGGTGTTACAATCAGTAACATCGTTGATATTTCATCGTTTTGCGGATTTTCGGAATTACTTGCGCTAACTTTAAAGGTATAGTTTCCGGGAGGAATATTGGTATAAGTAACCGAGTTGCTTCCCTCGATAATGTTCCACTGGTAATCAAAATCATCGAGCTTATAGTAATAGGTATTTTTGTCCGGATTTTTATAATCCATTGCGGAAAATACGAAGGTTACCATTTTGTCTTTATACGAAAGTTTTATCCCGTCGACATATGGAATAGTAGAGTTTATACCATATTTATTTTGTAGATCTGTATTTTCAAAAATACTGGTATTAAAAACTTTTATGTCAGTCATCTCAACTTTGGGGATTGGTTTGTTGGAGATATTGTTGGGATTCATCAAAATAAAACTTGCCAGATTTGCCAATATTAAATTCCCATCGTTCGATATAAGTTCTGCATTTCTTTCAAATCGTTCATTTTTATAATCCTGAGAAAAATACTCCTCATTTATTTCTTCCTTTTGGGAATCGAACTTTAGTACGCCCCTGTACAATCTTATCCATAAATTACCAGACTGATCAGCCAGTAATCCGGATATGAATTCGTTACTCAGGTATTCAGTATCAGGATATCCTTTAAACTTGATTTTTTGATTGCCGTCAGTATCGCTAACAATTATTTTTTTATTTAAACCTGAATTTGTACCTACCCATAAATTGTTGGCGTGGTCCTCCATAATTGCATTTATTGCGTTGTCGTTCAGTGAATTTGTATCGTTGGCAGAGTAATAAAACTTTTCAATTAGTTCAGTTTCCGGATCAAAACAATTTAATCCGTTTTCTGTGCCAATCCATACTTTCCCCTTGCTATCTTCATAAACAGAGCGGATAATATTGTTGCTAAGTGTTTTATTGTTATTTCCTGCAAAATATTTTTTAATGTTGGTAACCTTGTTACCCGATCGCTCCATTTTAACAATTCCAACCTCATTTACTCCGACCCAAATCACACCCGGATATTTTTTTGACGAGCATACCTCAGTTATTTTATTGCCGGAAAGCGATGGTTGTGTTACCGTATTAAAAATGGCAGGCCTTTTTGTATCTAATTTTAAATCCTTTTTTATTGGATAATGAAGAATGCCGGCATCTTCGCCACCAATCCAAAGTCCTGTGGAATCGGCAAACATATCAAATATGTTATAGGCAATGTACTTTCGGTTGTTCATTGTATAAATTAGCTCGCCGTAGTCTTCGGTTAAAACATAAACCCCATTCCGTTTCTCGTACTGCAAAAGATTATACGTTGTACCTACCCAAAGCTGGTTTTTGTACTCTGCAAAACAATGAACGAAAACTCTGTTATCAGCTTCGTCCATTCTTAACGGAAGTACATAACGATTAAGTCCTTTATCGGCAATGGAGGTAAGATCGATTGCACTTGCACCAACCCAAAGTAAACCGTTTCGGTCAACATGAATAGCAGCTACGTTATTGCCTGAAATACTACCTGGATTATCAACCTGCTCGTAATACGACCAAAATTGAGCTTTATCAGGAGGAAGTTGTTGTTGCTCTTTAGTGAGAAGACTCAAACCGTTTATCCAGCTTCCGATCCATAAATTATCGAACTGGTCGTAAAACAAGCGGTAAACAACTTTGTTTCGATCTCCCGTTTTATTCTTTTCGGTGTAAGTTATAAACTCAGTTATCTCACCAGTTTCATCAACAACAGCTTTATTCAGGCCACCTGTCCATGTGCCAATCCAAAGCGTACCGTCAGCCGATTCTACAACTTGAGTAACGGTGTTGTCCGAAATCGAATTTTTGTCAGGATCATATTCGTACCCTATAAATGTTTCATTTTCGGGATTAAACTTTAACAGGCCATTGTAGGTTGTTACCCATAAAATATTTCTGGAATCCTCCAGAATATCGCTTATCACTTCATTTTCCCGGTACCTTGTTAGCTGATTTGTTGCAGTATTTAATTTATAGAGTCCCCCACTCCAGGTTCCAATCCAAATATTTCCACTGTGATCTTCGTATAACGATAAAATTCGCTTTGTGATATTAATTTTTGTAATCTCTCCGCTTTTCAGGTTCATACAATTTAACCCGCTGGCCGTGCCGATCCATAAATGTCCTTTCGAATCGACCATTAACTTGGTAATCTCCCTGTTAGTAATGGAAGTGGAATCATGAAATTCAGGTTGATAAGTGACACAATCATAGCCATCGAAACGGTTTAGTCCGTTCCAGGTACCCACCCATATAAATCCATTATCATCCTGAACGATTGTATTTGCCTTATCGATGGTAAAGCCCTGCTCAGTTCCAAGGTGTGAAAAATACAGCTCATTTTGTGCCTTCGTTAAAAAGCTACCTAGAAATATAATAATGAATGTAATACAAATTCTCCGCATTTCTGCTGATAGGTCGTTTAATGATAAGTAATATGAAAATAACAAATTTTTGTCGAACACAGACAGTTGTAATTAAATCGACAAATTGCGTACCAGTATCTAATTAACTAATATTCAGAGTTTTGAGCCTTATTACTCTAATGGCAGAAATCTTACAGGTCAAAAATGTGATAGAACTTTTCAAATTTATGCAAACGATTTCAATTAAATGAAAGCTTCGGTCGAATTTGTTCAAAATCTTCACAATAACTTACCTCAACTTTGTACTACTTCATTTTCACCTGCTGCTTAATGAAGCAAACCATAAACAAAAACTTGGACTTATGACTCGTATGAGAAATACGATTACTACTTTCTTAAAACTGTTATTTCTTACCAGTATTTGCTTATTAAGCGAATATAATTTGGTTGTTGCTCAATATCCGGGCAAAATATTCATTGATAAAAACAAGAAACAAAACATCGATTTTCAGCTTGTCTGGGAAGATAACTTTGACAACGAAGGCCAACCCAATCCGAGAAACTGGACGTATGAATATGGTTTTGTGCGCAATCGTGAGTTGCAATGGTACCAGCCGCAAAATGCAAATTGTGCCAATGGAATCTTAAAAATAGAGGCACGGCGCGAAAAAACGTTTAATCCGAATTTTAATCCACTTAGCGACAACTGGCGATTAAACCGGGAGAATGCAGTATACACATCGGCTTGCTTAATTACAAAAGACTTACAGGAATGGCCGCCTTACGGTTATTTTGAGATACGTGGTAAAATTGATGTCTCACAAGG contains:
- a CDS encoding two-component regulator propeller domain-containing protein, which gives rise to MRRICITFIIIFLGSFLTKAQNELYFSHLGTEQGFTIDKANTIVQDDNGFIWVGTWNGLNRFDGYDCVTYQPEFHDSTSITNREITKLMVDSKGHLWIGTASGLNCMNLKSGEITKINITKRILSLYEDHSGNIWIGTWSGGLYKLNTATNQLTRYRENEVISDILEDSRNILWVTTYNGLLKFNPENETFIGYEYDPDKNSISDNTVTQVVESADGTLWIGTWTGGLNKAVVDETGEITEFITYTEKNKTGDRNKVVYRLFYDQFDNLWIGSWINGLSLLTKEQQQLPPDKAQFWSYYEQVDNPGSISGNNVAAIHVDRNGLLWVGASAIDLTSIADKGLNRYVLPLRMDEADNRVFVHCFAEYKNQLWVGTTYNLLQYEKRNGVYVLTEDYGELIYTMNNRKYIAYNIFDMFADSTGLWIGGEDAGILHYPIKKDLKLDTKRPAIFNTVTQPSLSGNKITEVCSSKKYPGVIWVGVNEVGIVKMERSGNKVTNIKKYFAGNNNKTLSNNIIRSVYEDSKGKVWIGTENGLNCFDPETELIEKFYYSANDTNSLNDNAINAIMEDHANNLWVGTNSGLNKKIIVSDTDGNQKIKFKGYPDTEYLSNEFISGLLADQSGNLWIRLYRGVLKFDSQKEEINEEYFSQDYKNERFERNAELISNDGNLILANLASFILMNPNNISNKPIPKVEMTDIKVFNTSIFENTDLQNKYGINSTIPYVDGIKLSYKDKMVTFVFSAMDYKNPDKNTYYYKLDDFDYQWNIIEGSNSVTYTNIPPGNYTFKVSASNSENPQNDEISTMLLIVTPPWWKSNLAYAIYFILFTGLLYVYQRLSIIRAKEKHTLAFEKMKSEELQRMNEQKSLFFTDITHELRTPLTLILGPSKELLDDKKLSSDSHKLAHLINTSAYKLLRLVNQLLEFRKIEKGIPDSLYIQHCNLSGLLHEVYTFFKPMADSREIEFSLTISPETIMAYFDPDKMEKIVFNLLSNAFKYSPDNSAISMNVFERTNMTNNSEVIIEVQDGGVGIAKEYQEKIFERFYQIKQVRTQSTGGIGLFMAKAMIEQHGGSIELDSEVGKGSCFRIVLPVNSDLATMAEKSDKWKPEDSISSLVQSDETNFDTILHDVAFSASDNKKPHVLVVEDDTDLKEFLCTGLAKYLKVECASNGKEALEKVESNAPDLILSDVMMPEMDGFELCKKLRNDLNYSHIPVIFLTAKTMQEDHIKGLKLGAVDYIYKPFNMVSLSLKIYNLLTLQKQKQERLRTEQLLEPEQIELSSLDEEFLKAAVQSVQNNLDNAGFDVEAFSSELKVSANQAYRKIKALTGQTANEFIRTQRLKVASGLLVQNKRSISEVIYMVGFTSPSYFSRCFKDFYGCTPKEYIEKNARS